The nucleotide window TGTAATGTAAGAAATATACATGGATGGACCACTCAAATAATGTCATTATATTTGAATTTGAGGGAGCAATGTAATAAGAAGATTTTACTGCAAAGTTAAAATACAATTTTAACTTGTTTGTTTTGTTACCCTGGTTGCTTTTCAGGTGAGATGCTATGAAAACAGTACCTTGaatatcttgcatatatcaacctgatcaatcattttgatatgtgatatttgcggagctgagatgatatgaaaccccagtctcgtgccgcgctgctctccccttccctaactatgccttgtgactttttttgttttgtactacttttgagtggctgtgatgaatcaagtttccattagagaacttctgcactttagcaccttatgagctggtacttgggatattttgttctgtttgctgcttaactaggatggcttgtaccagtacaagcaaccagttctgtggccagttcaattcccattagagagagagaattaaattaagttccaggtgaaattaagttgcagttgtcatgctgataatgggtaaatctgagccatttctcgagttcttttgctcttgttcttttgcTCCAGGTGAAATATATGTAGTTCTCGTGCTTTTGACATACTGCTCTCTAATGGATCTGGAATGACCAATAGTTTCTTTTCTATTAGCTCAGTTCAATAGAGCTCTGTGATTTTTGCATTGCTATTTGTAGAAGAACATGACTTTTTTTAATTCAATATATTAGCTAAGCTGACACCTGTATCTGAGCTTGTATTTGTGCTCCGATTGATGCTAAGAGTTAGGACTTGAATGTTTGTTCAGATTGGATCAGGTTTGGCTCCTCTTTCTTGAATGTCGCCACCTATACATGTGTGCATGACCAACTTTAGTGCTTGCTTGGTGTTCTATACTACTGTGCAGTTTATTTTTAGAATTTGTTGCAATACAGTAGGGTATCGGGGACTTGGGTCTGTCAGTTAACCTTGTCCATGGGATAAGTATGTATGCAACACCAAAGTTTCTGAAATCTGAATCGATGATGTGGTCTAGCAATGCACTTATAAGGTATCATGGATTTCTAGTGCACTGTGGCTCTTTTGCTGCATCTATTTTGGTCTACAGATTTTTTTAGACATCTTTCCATGTTAGCTTTCTGTTATTGCATTCTACAGATTTTTTTAGACATCTTTCTGATTTGCCCCATGGGTCATTTTTATTTGATGCCTCAGGAATGTTGGACTTCTTCTCCCAATTATCATCACCTGCATCTGAATCCATTTTAGCACCCTTATCAGCCCAAGTATCCATTTCAGCTGGTTGTCCAGATACAGTTGCCTCGCCTGTTGGCTTCTCAGTGCTCCAGCCTCCCCAATCAGTGGAATTGTCCTGCACCTTAGCCTTGCTTTGCTGGGTGAGCTGGGATTTCTGATGCTTTTTGTGGTTGCCTGTGCAGACTGGAGCAGGAGTCGGGCTTCTACTTCAACATGAAGCACTTCGAGGACCTCGTGCAGGGCGGCGAGTGGGACGAGTTGGAGAGGTACCTCAGCGgcttcaccaagctggaggacaaccGCTACTCCATGAAGATCTTCTTTGAGATCCGCAAGCAGAAGTACCTCGAAGCCCTTGATAGGTGACCGACTCATCACTACACTACTCTTGGTCCCTTGTTGTTGTCAATGTTTATTTTTTGCTGAATTTGCTGTCGGTGTCACAGGCATGATAGGGCCAAGGCTGTGGAGATTCTCGTGAAGGATCTGAAGGTGTTCGCCTCCTTCAATGAGGAGCTGTTCAAGGAGATAACACAGCTGCTGACCTTGGAGAATTTTAGGTATGGTAACTTTCCTTTCAGAAGCAAAATATATAGTGCATTGGGCCGGTGCATCCAGATGTGATTGTGTATTGACGATCAACAGGCAAAATGAGCAGATGTGATTTTGATGGTTTAATTTTGATATGTTTAATAACACATATTGACTTCCTTAAAATATCAGGAATGCAATTTGTGAACAGAAATTCTATGGTGCTTTTTGGTATCAATTCAATTAGATTGTATGGTAGAATTTAATTTTTATGTGCACAACTGATATAAATCAAATAGTTCAATCACGTAACTGCTACTTGTCGATGCTTCCTTTGTTCATTTGACTTGTTGGAATTTTATTGCTCCTGGTTGTCCAGCGCTACAGAATCTtcttgatatggttcttttgggaCTGTTTTCATGTGATTTGGACATCTCTACCTGTTTATCCCAAGTAACCAGCTTTTATCGACAATGTGCAAAGAAATTTTATCACTTTATAGCAGCTCTAGCTTTAGATGCTTATGTTATAGCAGATACcatccttttttttttccttattGTAAGGTCGTATCCATACATGCAACAATTGGGATTTCTCTACTTGTTATGCCTGCAAGTCTAACGGTGCTTCCAGAAGCACATTTCGTGCATGTAAAAGGTGAGGCTAACTGggctttatttctttctttctaatGCCTTTCAGTCTGAACTGGCAACATCAGCTCTGCAAGAACCCCAGACCAAACCCTGACATCAAGACACTCTTTACTGATCACTCTTGTGCTGCTCCTACCAATGGAGCGAGAGCACCTCCACCTACCAATGGTCCGCTTGTTGGATCCATCCCTAAGTCAGCTGGATTTCCACCAATGGGTGCTCATGCTGTAAGTATTATCACAAGCAGGCCATTTAACTTATCCTGACTATTGATTGCTTATACTGGTTCAATGTTGCAGCCACACCAATGGGGATCTTCATGCTGCAAACCTTGACAACAATTAAGGTTCCGACAACAATGGCGATCATGCATCGATAATGTGATGGTTGTGTTAGCTTTAGTTTTAGCTctagttttagttttagttttagttttagcTATAATATGACTCAATGATGCATGCTTGTACTTTACTCATCTTGACTGAGACTTAAACTGTTGAGAtgagatggtaatgcttttgaatgtattgatgccGGACCATTTGGACATCATCTATATGTAGCCCGGATGCCATTAATGAATGTGCTGAACATTTGGATCTTTATATGTATGCTATCTATTATGTTGTGATGAAATTACAGTATGGACAGTCCATATTTGCTGCATGGTTAAGGTTTTTTTTTCTGTCGGtggttcttttatttttttgtgtgTTAACCGAGACCGACACAACATTTAAATTTAATCTGCCTAatgcaatttttctgtgcgtgtaacacccaTAGAAAAATCATTTTTCTGTCGGGCTTTTCCTTTTTTCTGTGAGGATTAACGCACACAGTATTTAAAATTAATCTGGGCTAacgcaatttttctgtgcgtgtaacatccacagaaaaattgtttctgacggcgaacacacagaacaattgaatttttctgtcattatatttctgtgggtatttttctgagggtacaccgtcagaaaaatatttttctgacgggatTCGTATTTTCCTGTGTGTTTTCGCACGCACAGAGAAAaccgagtttccagtagtgagacACAAGTCACACAACCGCGCAAGCTAGCAACCAATTATCCTCTAGATCTCGTGCTTATATAGTATTAATTATGTCATGCCCATGGCTTTGCAAGTTTTGTCTTCCCCACCACCACCGTACCACGGCTTCCGGCCGATCAGCACGGCCCGTGGGTATACCAAATCTGCAGCCCTGAGCCCCTGACCGTGAATTCTGCAGCCTGCAGGCTACCACGATCATATCCAATTAAGTACTCACTCCGTAccaaaataaatcaattcctaaaaTCACCGAAAATCAAATTATCTTAAGTGTAACCAACTTGACTTTATAAAAAGGACAACAATATCTATAACACCAAATAAGTGCATATATTGATGATGTATCTAGTGGTACTactttggtgtcataaatattttCTCTTTTCTATAGATTTAGCCAaagttaaaatagtttgactttggGCAGTCTGAGTGGAAGTGTCGTatgagtttcatttgcatttaatAAGCTACCACATAACTATTTTTTGGACATGACATTGGTTTTAAGAAGATACAGAAGAAGTGATGAAACTCTATATGAATCATGAAATTAAATATATATGAAACAATGGAATGAAATTATGCACTTGACAATGAATGTTTCATCCAACTTGCATTTTATTTTAAATGATGTGGTAGTATTGGAAACAACATTTTATTTTACATGTTGTGGTAGCATTGAAAACAACAACACCATGAAACTCTCTACTAAGAATAGACTTGTACAACTCTAAAGTTGATTtattgggatggagggagtataaaatACAAAAGGCTTGAAACCGCTTTGTTTTACCTACCAATGTTGTCATAACAAGTTTGCTCACCTCGATGTGGTAACAGATTTTAATAGCTACAATACTAACCTATGTGATTGGAACATGCGATGTCCGTGCAATGGGACACGATCTAGCCGTCATTTAGGATCTGCTTCTACCATTGCTTTTGTATGACAGGGCTACGATGTAGATATGTCAGAAAGGCTACCTCTATGTTCCAAATTGTTTCTATAGTTGACGCACCTTACATTACATGCTCTTGATACAGATGCATAGTCATAGCTAGTTTTGAAGGAATATGTGTTCTCCTCATGTAACATAGTCTTTATGctcaatcaacaagaacaattaTCAGTATATCTTGTAGTTGTAGACAACAATATTATGTAGCCAGTGGTGTTAGCATCATTAAATTTCACAAAAAATACATGGAAGTAGCATAAATTATTTGAATTTCCTATTCCCTATCAAATCTAATGCTTAGAACGACACACAAGTAATCTTTAAGAAAATGTATACTAGAAACCAGTATAAACTCTCCATGTatggatgattttttttttcctggAGCTTGCACATCAAGGATAATAAAGAGACAAGATACTAAAAGACATATTATAAGAAACAAAGCTTTAATTAGTAGAGCTAGTATACCCTCAACCATGCATGGAATTTAAGTCATACAACCATATCTTGGAAAAAAATTCATAAACCAACAACTACTACATTTATTTATTTGCAAAAATACTTCATTGACaatagagatagagatatagaTGGTCTGCTATAGATGTATTGACGTGTCTTCAAGTTATATAAAAAGATAATTTAAAAAAAGAGGCTTATAATTAAATTAATGATATCTGTATATGTATTCAACCCTATATTCCTCAATCCATGCAAACTCATTCAATCATATCTATGGAGAGTTCACAAATCAAACGAATACATTCATTGCCACCCCCTATAGGAAGATTGCACATCCACACAAGCAAGCCACCAATGCAATATCTTCTACTCTATCTCGTGCTTATAGTATGGCTTTGCACGATTTGCCtcttgtccaccaccaccactgtaCCACGGGCCACGGCTTCCAGGTTTCAGTGACCAGCCCTGCAGTCCAGACCATGAATTGTTAGCACTTAGTACGAGTAGCAGTTGCATTGAACGATCATACCTAAAACTTTGACTCTTTCTCTTGCAAACTGTAGTATTTGTACCAACAAATAAATTCATATATGCCTAtaactttttttttaaatctttcaAATCGTAATCCGGTGATATGATATCCATTCATAAAACATAGCTCGTGTCATTTGAGGGTCATTGTTGATATAAAAAAGTCTTGAAACACATAcacattttttatatataaatagttttttagggggggggggggggggggggggggagggggtagTAAGAGAGCATAGTACTAATATTATCTACTTCCttcgtcccaaaataaatcaattcctagaatcaCCTAAATTCAAaccatcttaagtttgaccaacttTATAGGAAAATGTAACAATATCTGTAAAACCAAATAAGTGCATTCTTGATCGAGGTATCTAGTCATACAggtttggtgtcataaatatttatactcttttctataaatttagtcaaagctaaaatagtttgactttagCTAGTCTCAGTGGTAGTGTCAtgtgagtttcatttgcatttaatAGGCTACATGTAGACATTTTTTATGACATGAAAATGATTTTAAAAAGAGAGAGAAGTAAGTTTCATCTCTTGGAATGCTTACCATCTCTATATGGGTCATGTAATTAA belongs to Miscanthus floridulus cultivar M001 chromosome 4, ASM1932011v1, whole genome shotgun sequence and includes:
- the LOC136549534 gene encoding protein TOPLESS-RELATED PROTEIN 2-like; this encodes MKHFEDLVQGGEWDELERYLSGFTKLEDNRYSMKIFFEIRKQKYLEALDRHDRAKAVEILVKDLKVFASFNEELFKEITQLLTLENFSLNWQHQLCKNPRPNPDIKTLFTDHSCAAPTNGARAPPPTNGPLVGSIPKSAGFPPMGAHAPHQWGSSCCKP